CATTAGGACAGGACTTGGGGAGACAAACCAAGACCTGGGTCACACACAATCCTTGCTCCCGGGGCACCTCCTTCCTCCCATGGCACCCGTCTCACCCGGGAGAACTGGTGGGCAGAGGGTGGGCTGGGGACAGGGGTGTTCGGGGATAAGAGAAGTTCTGGCTGGTGGATGGAAAGGGGAACAAAGGGATGGATATGCTAATGGATGCTAAACATTTGGGCAGGACatcagggaaggaggagggacagGCCCTGCTTGGGGGCCTATTTCTGATACGGTTGTAAGGTCACTTTTTACTATTCTGGAGCTGGACATTAACTCTGGcttacagacaggagccactgACAAAGTCAGAGCGGGAGTCCAAGACTCAGAAGCACGCCTGCCCTCGACAGCTTCCAGGCTGGCAGCAGTGGGCGGTGCCAGAGCACTTGTCGTTCCCCTGGTCTGGCCTTTGTTTTATTGCCCTTCAGTAAACAGAGGGCCCAAAGTAGGGGAGAAAGAGATGGCTGCCCTGGGACCCTTTCACAGGCACACCGGGTCTTTCTGAAGCAGCACTTGGCTGCTGTCACTTTTATGTTTGCAGGGTTTGCCCACAGTAATGGTGCAGGGGCACCAGGATCTTGCTCTGAGTTTACCTTTATGGTGAAGGTTTCGAGGACATCCTTCTTGGGGCAGATGTCTGAGATAAACTGTTCCACGCCCCCAGCCAAACCACAGCAGTCCAACTACAGCGAGAAGGCAGGGATGAGGAtgagagaaacacattttaaaaagatgattagAATGTTTGCACTGGTCTGGTACAGTCAGCACCGCTGTGTGCAGACACGGTCCGGAGTGAGCACAGGAGGGTGTCTCTGCCAAGGCGACATACCGCATAGTGAATGGCTTTCAGCGTTTCCCGCTGGGGCTCATCCTTGGTTTTCAGCTTGTTGTAGGTGTCCTTGTAAAACTCCTGAACTTCCTTAATCACCTACAATGGGCAGACAAGAGAGGGGCAGAGGCGGCATTTTCACACCTTTCTCCACGAACAAATGTTACGTGTTCCATCTCGTTCTCTCTCTTTAAGCTCTCGGCCATGTGCTTGGACATCACTGGGCAGATGGCAGCCACTAGCACTGCCTTCTCTCGGGGCCTTTGGGCACTTCCCATCTCCTCCCACATCCTCCAGAAACCCGCTCTGGCCGTTTCTCCCTGTCTCTTATACTTTGGTCAGTTCTTCAGCTCTGCTTCGCTCCTAAATTGAATCTCTACGCTCTAAaggataataatattttaaaaactactactCCTGACTTGACTATTTCCTCAGGCTtccatcttctttttctcttcacttAGGTATGAGTTTTGGCAAATTACTAAACCTCTCTGTACGGAGTTTCCACATTTGTCCCTATAGCTCATaggttattgtgagaatttatttatttatttatttatttatttatttatttatttatttatttatttttgagacggagtctcgctctgccgcccaggctggagtgcagtggccagatctcggctcactgcaagctccgcctcccgggttcccgccattctcctgcctcagcctcccgagtagcggggactacaggcgcccgccacctcgcccggctagttttttgtatttttttagtagagacggggtttcaccgtgttagccaggatggtctcgatctcctgacctcgtgatccgcccgtcttggcctcccaaagtgctgggattacaggcttgagccaccgggcccggcctacttttttttttaaacagagttccCTTGGCTGGTCTAAAAGTAGTGAGTTATCTCAATGGATTGCTCACGTCAGTTACAGATGGAAGTCCTTGTTCCATTTTTCCCTGCTTCCCACTACCGTACTTGACTAGtctcaagaacaaaacaaaacaatagggTTCCTGCCTCCAgcatctctcttccttcccccttcctgcTGAACATGACAAGGTAGCCCTTCCAAAAACACTACTCTGATATGGCCCATCCTGGTCCAAAAGTCTGCAGGGCTCCCCACGTAAGCCCAAGCCCAGCCATGCTCAACCCCTTTGACTGGAAGTCCCCTGCCTCCACTAACTTTCCTCCTGAACACATCTCTCATTCAAGGTTTCACGGCTTCCTTGTCTATGAAGCCAAAAGAgattcccttccccaccccaccttttCAAATCCCATAGTACTTTGGATATAAATCACCTCTATGACCCTTGTCGATTTCATGTCTTTTTCCCATACTAGATGGCCAAGTCTCCGGAAGTGGGGCCCATAGTTCAAACATCTGTGGACCTTGCACAGGCTTGGGGGCAGCACTTGGCTCATGGGGGCAGCACTTCAACGTGTTATTTATAGATCAGAGGAGAAGGCAAGGGTGTCCAGCCCACAGAAAGCCTGTATTTTCTGAGTAATCTTTCTAAAAGTTGGGGGAGAGGGCTGCTGAGGTGTGAGAcggacagacacacacacacgcacaggccCAACGGGTAGTTCCTGAACATCTACTATAAACTAACACCATGACTGACACAATCTTGCACAGGACAGTAAGCGCGCTGACATTCCCTGCCCCGAGGAGGGCATGTTCGCTGGCACACAGGCACGCGATGAGATAAGGGGCCTGGTCAACAGCTGAAAGCGGAACAAAGTGCCCAGCCAGGACTTGCCCCCTGCTTCActgtcccccatcccccaactcCCAAACCCAAGAGATCTCATGGGAAAAACCTACCTCATCCTTGTGGGAATATCCCCAGATGGCCGCAGCTATTTCAATGGCGAATATCACCAGGAGGAAGCCAAAGAACTGGAAGGCAGCGAGGGGACGGGGTGAGAACAGTCCCAGCCAACCAGCCAGGAAAATTGAAGGGTATTTTGGGACAAGGAAGGACAACTCCCTGGGGAACAGGCATCTGGTGGCACAAATGAATAGCCTAGAAGGGGCAGGGAAGAAGTTCACAGAACAGGCAGTTAACTAAGCCCAGGACAGAGGCCACAGTGAAGCAAGGTGCCCGGACATGAGGAAAGAGCTGAGCACAGCCGAGCCCAGAACTAGCATTTACAAGGCGTTAGTTAAGAGTCAGTGAGCAGGAAACTACCATTGCTCACAAAAGACGCAGAGATTTGGGGAAGTAAAGGGAGTGAATCCACTCCATAGAGTTTGGAAAAGATCAAAACAGATTTTGAAACAAGAAGAAGGCAAAGGTACCTGTGGattcagggaaaaaaagcaaaCGTGGTCCTCGAGAAAAGGGGGAAACAAAGTCCTTTTAGTTGCCTAGGGGAAGCGATAAGACAGGCTCCAGAAAGGAAGAGGGGCTATGCCTCACACTGGGGAGGGGCCCAGGCTGAGGACAGCTCGTGCCCTTTGGGTACCTTCTCGACCCCATCCCCCTCCATCTGTTCTGTGGGTCTGGGTCTGGGCCTGCTGAGGTTTTGGTGGTGGGAGTCAGGGTGGCCACGGGGATGCCGAGGGGAGACTCACCAGTCCCAGCATGCACTGGGACTCCTGCACAGCCCCACAGCAGCCCAGGAAGCCCACCAGCATCATGAGGGCGCCGGCTCCGATCAGAATATAGACTCCTGCGGGAGGACAGAGGAAGCACACACGTGTGGAGACATCAGTTCAGAGGCTCAGGCATCTTCGGCAATTTGTTTCCCTCTGCCTAACTCCTGCCTCCCCGACTCCTTATTCCCCTCCTCTCGGGGAAGAAGTTCCCTTTCCTTAAACTACAGcctcctcttccacctctgccCCTAGGTCTCCTTCCCACCAGCCTCTCTTCCATGACTCTACTTCATCAAGCCTACGCGCCTACCTTACCCTCAGCCCTTCTGGAAGGTGCCCATTAGCCCTCAATCCAGGACAGAGAATATCCACGGGCATCCCCACATTGGGAATGCAAGCTGCTCCAGTCTCTCAGCTCTTTCCAGCAAGATGAGTCCACTCAAGCTAGTTAGCATACACCCTCCACACTTTGGCTAACTTCTGGGACCCTGCCTTACAGAGGATGCTGTCAGAGCAGATTTCCAGCAGGAAGGGGCCGTGCACACCTAGGCACCCCCCTACCCTACCCAGGGGTGGGGGGAACCAACTCTGCCTGTTCCCAGAAGGCGGGCCTCCCTGCCCTGTTGCTGGGTGGTGGTGAGGCACACACAGTTAGGAACGCCCCAAGGCACCTCTTGGCAAAGGTCCAATACCTGACTCTAGTGCAAAGGACACAGATCTGGGTGTCAGAAGGCCCTTCTTTGGCCCTAACACTGATGCTgattgctgtgtgacctggggtaAGAcattttccctctctgggcctcaatttccttacgAGTAAAATTAAAGAGGTATGTTGCTGGAAATTTCAAAAGATCTCTATTATTTTATTCCAGTTATTCCAGGTTCAGGGTGAAGAGGCTCCTCCTTGCTAAGGAGAGGATGAGTGACATCATCACTAAGCCCTTGATTTGAGTGGCTGATGGGAAGGAGGTGAGAGAAGGGCAGCGACTTCTATAACTTTTGCCCAAACCCAGAACAATGCAAACCCCTGGGACAGAAATACAGTGGAGCAGCACTGGCCCCATTCGCTCCACAGCCCACCAAAGGCATGAATGCCCAGAGGGGCCACCCCGCAGTTCTATTCTTGGGAAGCCACAGCTGTCCTGCAGGGACTACTCCCTTAATCAGCACCCCAGCCCTACATGGGCCCCCTGGGAAAACCAGCAGAGAAGTCTCTGCCGCCCTGTCTTGCAGGCATGTTCTGTTTAGCCTTGGGAGAGGCTACTCTCACGTGTCGAGAGCACCAGCTCTGTGACTCTGGGGAagccacttcacctctctgtgcaatagttttttaatctgtaaaacagGAGTAGCAATAATGCCCACTTCCAGGACTGCCGTGAGGATTAAGTGATATAATCCACATGTGCACAACAAATGCTAGCTGTTGTTAATTATAACATGAGTAATAGTCATTCATAACCACCGTGGCGAATGTTAACCTGCTGCTGTCTCCCTGCGGTCCTGTCATTGGGACCAGAGACATCCTTGAAGTAGGGGCTGAAAACGCACGCGCGAGAGAAAGTCTGTGATGTTTCCCCACGATGCACAGCAGGACACTCGATGAGACCCCTCGGCAGGTGACACACTGACTTCACTGTCCCACATCTGCACCCGAGCAGGGCTGAGGCTTTGCAGGCAACAAACCACGTAGTCTGCCCACAGCTGAGGCTCACGGGCAGCACAGAGCAGAATGCACACAGAGAGCGTTTgttcctcccccttctcccccacATCCGTCGTGAGGTCAAGTCACGTGGGGTTACTGGTTACTGGCAAACCCCACGGTGCAAGAATATGGGTATTGTTCTTGTGCATGCCTGGCCCAGACTGGGCACGGGGACAAATGTAGCTTGTCCTCAAGTCAGGTCGCATCTTCCTGGGCAGTCAAACGCTGTGAGGCCACAGGCCGGGCTGGGGGAGGCCGTGCAGCCCCACGCATGGGGCACTGGGTAAGAGGGCAGCCTCCTTTGGTTCTCTCACATGGGGACAGAGAAAAGGCCCCAGTTTCTCCCCATCTCATGGGGGCAAGTCAAGGAAGGATGAGGTCACTCCTTTGAGCTCCATAGCAGGGGCTGAATAAACAGGAGGTATTAAGAGATGAAAAGGATTTACAAGCACATGAAATACAGTAGAGTGGGAACCAACAGGCAGACATGTTTTCTCTAAGTCCAGATCCCAGTGCATGAACCTGGTGGTCCTGGCAGAGGCCAAGGGAGTTGGATTAGCTGCAATGAGCTACTAAAGGGAAAAGTATTTCCCACGCAAAGAAAGAGACCATTCTCCTAATGCGGCTTGTggttaatattaaatattcatgCTAGGGCTCAGCAGAGGAAGATTTTAAGATCAAGGGTTTTGTGGGCTTTAAATCTTGCGTGGATGGCCACAGATCTGCAGTGCCTAGCTTTAGCCCTCTCTAGTCAGGGGAGAAGGGAAGCGATTCCCTGGCAGCTGTGTTTGGGGACTCAGCAGCAGCCAGCAAGCTCTAGGGCAGCTCATCTGGAAGCAGGCCCCATGGAAGTCACGGAACCACTGCAGGGCTTGGGCTGCGTTTTCACAAGGGCTGTTCAGTGCTTCCCTTTGAAGGCTACTCATCGCTTACACCCCAAGCTTGTGAGCCAGGGCTGCTGATGACAAATGACAAAGTGTTCCTCCTTATACAACAAGTGAATGTTAGCTTGCTGTCTGACTCATGGAAAAACTTATCCATCACAGAGCCTTCTCTAGGATTACGGTATGAATTTGCTTAAGGGTTGTTTATTCTGCTTTTTTCAGGCTGACATTACAggcctaggggaaaaaaaaaaaaggctggtgtAGCAGCAGTAGCATAAGCCAGGGTGTCCTTTACACAAGAAATGGAACAGTGTTTTTCACTGTTCATCAGGGCTCTCAGCTTAGGCCAGGGAGAGGACACAGCAGGCG
This sequence is a window from Theropithecus gelada isolate Dixy chromosome 11, Tgel_1.0, whole genome shotgun sequence. Protein-coding genes within it:
- the CD9 gene encoding CD9 antigen isoform X2; translated protein: MPVKGGTKCIKYLLFGFNFIFWLAGIAVLAIGLWLRFDSQTKSIFEQETNNNNSSFYTGVYILIGAGALMMLVGFLGCCGAVQESQCMLGLFFGFLLVIFAIEIAAAIWGYSHKDEVIKEVQEFYKDTYNKLKTKDEPQRETLKAIHYALDCCGLAGGVEQFISDICPKKDVLETFTIKSCPNAIKEVFDNKFHIIGAVGIGIAVVMIFGMIFSMILCCAIRRNREMV
- the CD9 gene encoding CD9 antigen isoform X3, with the protein product MMLVGFLGCCGAVQESQCMLGLFFGFLLVIFAIEIAAAIWGYSHKDEVIKEVQEFYKDTYNKLKTKDEPQRETLKAIHYALDCCGLAGGVEQFISDICPKKDVLETFTIKSCPNAIKEVFDNKFHIIGAVGIGIAVVMIFGMIFSMILCCAIRRNREMV